A DNA window from Phaeodactylum tricornutum CCAP 1055/1 chromosome 31, whole genome shotgun sequence contains the following coding sequences:
- a CDS encoding predicted protein, producing MSTPTSSSSFALAKVLPSSVTAWMADRPHAVDTIMLFVAFQIAYAATNPSIQWQYMAIYGLGLLLVTKVAHSPLEFFKGGIADTATDRSSYAILAGSTFISWIFAKSIQNASILGARYGILGGFAYGTWYIAFLSVGVVCYYLRTNQGYTSLQEAIFERLAVLFRLYQEIWSNSLVVASFYGDYNTASWWIAALLSTFIPFVYVSLGGLRSSLISDVIQALLAVILLVTVLGVIGKQVNELSDECEVAGRGDCNLFQWDTNVGVATNTLEGGWDLAIVGLIQGLFSYPFFDPVLTDRAFLASPKTMLRAFLTGGVISFLFIFFFGFIGIFGNLAATVDETIDPALLTGISTGIPADVARYLGTGVFTITNIIFMTTSISTLDSAFASTAKLFAELRTFFWKWKPEKLANVTDQHVALGRFAIRFIALLGTLPLLQDPSALDATTVSDWQHLTVGEGSYAKLLWFNLVGSVATLGAFVVFFGLEKYVLSKVVPLYAWHAQVLEVHEGKSVHGMGNDELSHKLDRSNEDHDKELESIDSSSEEVASGGSAGEEDNDTSTKLEADKV from the exons ATGTCAACCCCAAcatcttcctcgtccttTGCGTTGGCGAAAGTTCTTCCCTCGTCGGTCACGGCATGGATGGCCGATCGCCCACACGCCGTCGACACGATCATGTTGTTTGTGGCCTTCCAGATCGCCTACGCCGCGACGAATCCCAGCATACAGTGGCAGTACATGGCGATTTACGGTCTCGGTCTGTTGCTCGTAACGAAGGTGGCTCATTCGCCCTTGGAGTTCTTCAAAGGTGGGATCGCTGACACGGCTACCGATCGCAGTTCCTACGCAATCTTGGCTGGTAGTACCTTTATCAGTTGGATCTTTGCCAAGAGCATCCAAAACGCCAGTATCCTCGGAGCCAGATACGGTATCCTCGGCGGCTTTGCCTACGGCACTTGGTACATAGCCTTCCTTTCCGTTGGCGTTGTTTGCTACTATTTGCGAACCAATCAGGGCTATACATCCCTGCAAGAAGCAATCTTTGAGCG TCTTGCtgtactttttcgtctctACCAAGAAATCTGGAGCAACTCGCTCGTGGTGGCTTCTTTCTACGGCGACTACAATACGGCTTCCTGGTGGATTGCGGCTCTTTTGTCCACATTCATTCCCTTTGTCTACGTTTCCTTGGGAGGACTCCGGTCCTCGCTAATCTCCGACGTCATTCAAGCTCTTCTAGCTGTCATTCTTCTGGTGACGGTACTCGGTGTGATTGGCAAGCAAGTTAACGAACTGTCAGACGAGTGTGAGGTCGCTGGACGGGGCGACTGCAACCTATTCCAGTGGGATACCAACGTGGGCGTTGCTACCAATACTTTGGAAGGGGGTTGGGACTTGGCGATAGTCGGCTTGATTCAGGGATTGTTCAGCTATCCTTTCTTTGATCCAGTTCTCACGGACCGTGCCTTTTTAGCGAGCCCTAAAACAATGTTGCGAGCCTTCCTTACTGGCGGCGTCATTTCCTTCCTGTTTATATTTTTCTTCGGTTTCATTGGCATTTTCGGCAATCTTGCTGCAACCGTGGATGAGACAATTGACCCTGCTCTCCTTACCGGAATTAGCACGGGAATTCCTGCCGACGTGGCTCGCTACCTCGGTACCGGCGTCTTTACCATTACCAATATTATTTTCATGACAACTTCTATCAGTACGCTGGATTCGGCGTTTGCTTCGACGGCCAAACTTTTTGCCGAGCTACGCacattcttttggaaatggaagccgGAAAAACTCGCCAACgtaaccgatcaacacgtTGCGCTGGGCCGCTTTGCTATTCGTTTTATTGCCCTCTTGGGCACTTTACCTTTGTTACAGGACCCCAGTGCCCTCGACGCGACGACGGTCAGCG ATTGGCAACACCTCACTGTCGGCGAGGGATCGTACGCCAAACTCCTATGGTTCAATTTAGTTGGCTCTGTGGCTACCTTGGGAgcttttgtcgttttctttggcctAGAAAAGTATGTGCTCTCTAAAGTGGTTCCCTTGTACGCTTGGCACGCTCAAGTCCTCGAAGTACACGAGGGGAAGTCGGTGCACGGGATGGGCAACGATGAGCTGTCACACAAGTTGGATCGATCCAACGAAGATCACGACAAAGAATTGGAGAGCATCGACAGCAGTAGCGAAGAAGTCGCCTCGGGTGGGAGCGCTGGAGAAGAAGACAACGACACGAGCACCAAGCTGGAGGCCGACAAAGTTTGA
- a CDS encoding predicted protein — protein sequence RMSNAEDLRPELDRRVKDVTEVLDVPEPAAMVLLSQYNWSKEELLEAYMANADKLLKAHGVYRRCGHALNPPSNRTKSCAICYDDDVDEMLAMPCGHEFCLDCWHDFSVAAIAEGPVCINTTCPHAGCPEKVTAIEFERSLGKQHVDYQKFLTYQIRSFVESNGLSRWCPGAGCERVACAVSAAAMESEGSVATCDTCATSFCLRCGQEPHAPASCPEIALWMEKCRNESETANWILANTKSCPKCMSRIEKNQGCNHMSCQRCKYEFCWICMGDWSEHGANTGGYYKCNKYDSDQPSSSGPVDQSDAAKAKRDLDRYLHYYKRYHAHSEAQAFARKQLKETEGRMVLLQESSDNGKWSDVEFLKTANEQLVECRRVLKYTYTFAYYLDPRLKMQRERFEHHQEMLERFTENLSELSERP from the exons CGCATGTCCAACGCCGAAGACTTgcgaccagaacttgatcGACGAGTCAAGGATGTCACGGAAGTCCTCGACGTACCCGAACCAGCCGCAATGGTACTACTCAGCCAGTACAACTGGAGCAAGGAagaattgttggaagcgTACATGGCCAACGCCGACAAACTACTGAAAGCACACGGTGTCTACCGTCGCTGCGGACATGCGCTAAATCCGCCGTCCAATCGGACCAAGTCTTGCGCAATCTGCTACGATGATGACGTGGACGAAATGCTCGCCATGCCCTGTGGACACGAATTTTGCCTCGACTGCTGGCACGACTTTTCCGTcgccgccattgccgaagGCCCCGTGTGCATCAACACCACGTGTCCACACGCGGGATGTCCCGAAAAAGTTACCGCCATCGAATTCGAACGGTCCCTGGGGAAACAGCACGTGGACTACCAAAAATTCCTTACCTACCAAATTCGATCCTTCGTCGAATCCAACGGATTGTCACGCTGGTGTCCGGGAGCGGGTTGCGAGCGTGTCGCGTGTGCGGTATCTGCGGCCGCCATGGAGTCGGAAGGGAGCGTGGCCACCTGTGATACCTGTGCGACCTCCTTTTGTTTGCGCTGCGGCCAGGAACCACACGCTCCGGCCAGTTGTCCCGAAATCGCTCTGTGGATGGAAAAATGTCGGAACGAGTCCGAAACCGCCAACTGGATTTTGGCCAACACCAAATCGTGTCCCAAATGTATGTCGCGGATTGAAAAGAACCAAGGCTGCAATCACATGA GCTGCCAACGCTGTAAATACGAATTTTGCTGGATTTGCATGGGCGACTGGAGTGAACACGGGGCCAACACGGGCGGCTACTATAAATGCAATAAGTATGATTCCGACCAACCATCGAGCAGCGGCCCGGTAGATCAGTCCGATGCTGCTAAGGCCAAACGGGACCTGGATCGTTACTTGCACTACTACAAACGCTACCACGCACATTCGGAAGCTCAGGCGTTTGCCAGAAAGCAATTgaaagaaacggaaggcCGCATGGTGCTTTTACAGGAATCGTCAGACAACGGGAAGTGGTCGGACGTGGAGTTTTTGAAAACAGCCAATGAACAGTTGGTGGAATGCCGCCGTGTTTTGAAGTACACCTACACTTTTGCATACTACTTGGATCCGCGGCTAAAAATGCAACGGGAACGATTCGAGCATCATCAAGAAATGCTGGAGCGCTTCACCGAAAATTTATCGGAACTTTCGGAAAGACCC
- a CDS encoding predicted protein: MWRSTLVQHRTLYRPSNSWLGRVRPFRHTTPFSTSSDDSSATGAQPTPDPPRRRRHRFGNVDNLPSFAEFQQQQKVRKLYRDFVRLAYTSVTDRRAQKDMVRQIRHEFKTTSATTDAWNTKRAVSEGTRRYKDVAAMLGTSSNQRHPQSAPPNDESYAVPTRTSQWPWQAVDDHGEEVYSSKARPRPLPIPKKTL; the protein is encoded by the coding sequence ATGTGGCGATCTACTCTCGTCCAACACCGGACATTGTACCGTCCGAGCAACTCCTGGCTCGGTCGGGTCCGCCCGTTCCGTCACACGACACCGTTTTCCACATCGTCCGACGACTCATCAGCGACTGGAGCGCAACCGACGCCGGATCCGCCCCGCCGCCGACGCCACCGATTCGGTAACGTCGACAATCTGCCATCCTTTGCCGAAtttcagcaacaacaaaaagtcCGCAAGCTATACCGGGATTTCGTGCGTCTCGCCTACACCAGCGTCACGGATCGACGAGCCCAAAAAGATATGGTCCGACAGATCCGTCACGAATTTAAAACAACGTCCGCCACCACCGACGCCTGGAATACGAAACGTGCCGTGAGTGAAGGCACGCGCCGGTATAAAGACGTGGCTGCCATGCTCGGCACGTCCTCCAATCAACGACATCCGCAATCTGCTCCACCCAACGACGAATCTTACGCTGTGCCGACCCGAACGTCCCAATGGCCGTGGCAAGCCGTCGACGACCATGGCGAGGAGGTCTATTCGTCGAAAGCGCGACCACGCCCCTTGCCCATTcccaagaaaacattgtag
- a CDS encoding predicted protein: protein MTDFAALTQSLLQPETFDVTALDRVVTAAYSSGDPHQALANQTLMQLQEVDGLWTKADAIIEQAQNAQARFFGLQVLDNAIQTRWKILPSEQREGIRNYVVGKIIHMSSGDESVLQKERVFVGKLNLTLVEILKQEWPHNWPNFITDLVGSSKTSEVLCENNMQILKLLSEEVFDFSRDQMVTEKVKRMKESLNGEFAQVYQLCEFVLEHSQRPSLLRVTLQTLQRFLTWIPLGFIFQTNLIDTLVHKFLPVQVFRNDALDCLTEIGSLRDLDPTYDPRFRSLFTSFLTRLADIFSPETDLQPAYENGTEQDCEFLQKLALFLSGFFQAHLRVLEVPETHQALIAGLLYLVRISEIKETEIFRICLEAWYMLAEDLYKSEQIPHHGNMTRSMPVSPMGLQLNGGATNNGGTQSRKFLYAPVLNGIRQVMITNMAKPEEVLIVEDENGDIVRETTKDTDVIAQYKTMRDALVYLTHLNPEDTETIMLSRLAAQVDGSAWSWNNLNTLCWAIGSISGAMAEDEEKRFLVTVIKDLLGLCEMKRGKDNKAVVASNIMYVVGQYPRFLKAHWKFLKTVANKQFEFMHETHPGVQDMACDTFLKITIKCKRKFVTLQPDESVPFVVELVDSLGSIVSDLEPHQIQSVYESVGTMLSDKGPSVTIDRKAVLAKLMEQPNQTWRMIMEHAAKNVETLVEPNTIKEIVKILKTNNRVCGAAGSLFTHQLQTFFLDMLNVYKVYSERISAAVAQQGAIATQMSLVRLMRSAKKEVLRLLIVFIDTSGPPEAEPKAVAEGFIPPVLDPILGDYKRNIAGARDPEVLKLFAVVVEKLRNNVVNDVPRIMEAVFEVTLEMITKNFEDFPEHRIRFFEFLKAINEHCFPALFSIPPEHQKLVVHSIVWAMKHTERNISDTGLDILNELLVNVGKAPNVAQAFYQQYLLSLIQDVFAVMTDRLHKSGFKMHATLLRHMFHLVQMNQVTVPLFDPSQQPAGTTNPSFLREHISSLLLTSFPNLARSQVGKFVEGMLDVKMDLLTFKTHLRDFLIELKEFNAEDNSALFAEEQEQAAREQQQAMMAERSAVPGMFSPAEIDNDL, encoded by the exons ATGACCGACTTTGCCGCCTTGACGCAAAGCCTGTTGCAGCCGGAAACCTTTGACGTTACCGCACTCGATCGAGTCGTTACAGCAGCGTACAGTTCCGGTGATCCGCATCAAGCTCTGGCCAACCAGACCCTCATGCAGTTACAAGAAGTCGACGGGCTCTGGACCAAAGCGGACGCCATTATTGAACAAGCGCAGAATGCACAAGCACGATTCTTTGGACTCCAGGTACTCGACAATGCCATACAAACGCGGTGGAAAATTCTGCCATCCGAACAGAGAGAAGGCATTCGCAATTACGTCGTGGGGAAAATCATTCACATGAGTTCCGGGGATGAATCGGTGTTGCAGAAAGAACGCGTCTTTGTTGGTAAGCTGAATCTGACGCTCGTGGAGATCCTCAAACAGGAATGGCCCCACAACTGGCCAAACTTTATTACCGATCTCGTGGGAAGCTCCAAAACTTCGGAGGTCCTGTGCGAGAACAATATGCAGATTCTCAAACTCCTGTCCGAGGAGGTCTTTGACTTTTCGCGCGATCAGATGGTGACGGAAAAGGTCAAGCGCATGAAGGAATCGTTGAACGGGGAGTTCGCTCAGGTATATCAGCTCTGCGAATTTGTTCTGGAACATTCCCAGCGGCCGTCACTCCTGCGAGTGACCTTGCAAACCTTGCAGAGGTTTCTTACCTGGATTCCGCTCGGATTTATTTTCCAAACGAACCTCATCGATACACTGGTGCACAAGTTCTTGCCCGTGCAGGTGTTCCGCAACGACGCACTCGATTGTCTGACCGAAATTGGGAGTCTACGAGATCTGGATCCGACCTACGATCCCCGGTTTCGCAGTCTCTTTACGTCCTTTCTTACACGACTGGCGGATATTTTCTCTCCCGAAACCGACCTACAACCAGCCTACGAGAATGGCACCGAACAAGACTGCGAGTTTCTGCAAAAGCTGGCGCTGTTTCTCTCCGGCTTTTTTCAAGCGCATTTGAGGGTCCTGGAAGTCCCGGAGACTCATCAAGCACTCATTGCGGGTTTGTTGTACTTGGTACGGATATCGGAAATTAAAGAAACCGAGATTTTTCGTATTTGTCTCGAGGCCTGGTACATGCTGGCGGAGGACTTGTACAAATCGGAGCAGATTCCGCATCACGGAAACATGACCCGCAGTATGCCCGTCTCTCCCATGGGTTTGCAGCTCAACGGCGGTGCTACCAATAATGGCGGTACGCAATCGCGCAAATTCCTGTACGCTCCGGTACTGAACGGGATTCGGCAAGTGATGATCACAAACATGGCCAAGCCGGAGGAAGTGCTAATTGTCGAGGACGAAAATGGGGATATCGTTCGCGAGACAACCAAGGACACGGACGTGATTGCTCAGTACAAGACCATGAGGGACGCTCTCGTGTACCTCACACATTTGAACCCTGAAGATACGGAGACGATCATGCTATCACGGCTTGCTGCGCAAGTGGACGGGTCTGCTTGGAGCTGGAACAACCTCAATACGCTCTGTTGGGCTATCGGATCGATCTCTGGCGCCATGGCGGAGGACGAGGAGAAGCGCTTCCTCGTCACTGTTATTAAGGATCTGCTTGGTTTGTGTGAAATGAAGCGTGGAAAAGACAACAAGGCTGTTGTGGCATCCAATATAATGTACGTGGTTGGCCAATATCCACGCTTCCTTAAGGCACACTGGAAGTTTCTGAAAACGGTAGCCAACAAGCAGTTCGAGTTTATGCACGAGACACATCCCGGCGTTCAGGACATGGCCTGTGACACCTTTTTGAAGATCACCATCAAGTGCAAACGGAAATTTGTCACACTGCAACCCGACGAGTCGGTGCCGTTCGTCGTTGAACTAGTCGATTCGCTGGGATCGATCGTGTCCGACTTGGAGCCCCATCAAATACAGTCCGTTTACGAATCCGTAGGTACCATGTTATCGGACAAGGGCCCTTCGGTGACGATCGATCGGAAAGCGGTACTCGCCAAACTGATGGAACAGCCCAACCAGACTTGGCGGATGATTATGGAACACGCGGCAAAAAACGTGGAGACTTTGGTAGAGCCAAACACCATCAAAGAAATCGTAAAGATCCTCAAGACCAACAACCGTGTGTGCGGTGCGGCCGGTTCGCTCTTTACACATCAGCTACAAACCTTCTTTTTAGACATGCTCAACGTCTATAAGGTATACTCGGAACGAATATCCGCGGCCGTCGCACAGCAGGGGGCCATTGCGACTCAGATGAGTCTGGTTCGACTAATGAGGAGTGCCAAGAAGGAAGTCTTGCGGCTGCTAATTGTCTTTATCGACACGAGTGGACCGCCTGAGGCCGAGCCAAAGGCTGTTGCCGAGGGCTTCATTCCACCTGTCCTCGACCCCATACTGGGTGACTACAAGCGCAACATTGCGGGTGCACGCGATCCCGAGGTGCTCAAGTTGTTCGCCGTTGTTGTGGAGAAGCTACGCAATAATGTAGTGAACGACGTCCCTCGCATCATGGAGGCTGTCTTTGAAGTGACACTGGAAATGATAACCAAGAACTTTGAGGACTTTCCGGAACATCGAATTCGATTCTTCGAGTTTCTCAAGGCAATCAACGAGCATTGCTTCCCGGCCTTGTTCAGCATACCGCCCGAGCATCAAAAGTTGGTTGTTCACTCTATTGTTTGGGCGATGAAGCACACGGAACGAAATATCTCCGATACG GGCTTGGATATATTGAACGAACTGCTGGTTAATGTCGGTAAGGCTCCCAACGTTGCGCAAGCATTCTACCAGCAGTATCTGCTTTCGCTGATTCAGGATGTGTTTGCAGTTATGACGGATCGGCTGCACAAGTCTGGATTCAAGATGCACGCTACGTTGCTGCGGCACATGTTCCATCTCGTGCAAATGAACCAAGTGACGGTGCCCCTCTTCGACCCATCCCAGCAGCCGGCAGGAACGACGAATCCGTCCTTTTTGCGCGAGCACATATCGAGCTTGCTGCTCACTTCGTTTCCCAATCTGGCCCGATCACAAGTCGGCAAGTTTGTCGAGGGTATGCTTGACGTCAAGATGGATCTACTGACGTTCAAGACGCATTTGCGAGACTTTTTGATCGAGCTGAAGGAGTTTAACGCGGAAGACAACTCAGCCCTGTTTGCCGAAGAACAAGAGCAGGCTGCGAGAGAGCAGCAGCAAGCCATGATGGCTGAGCGTAGTGCCGTACCCGGGATGTTCAGTCCAGCCGAAATCGACAATGATCTTTGA
- a CDS encoding predicted protein — translation MRNTPKLAFVWVLGAACSRTAVSASTTTDATSTDPIHTPDELLTPDSISKLRFRELKRELQARSLTLEGTTGQLRVRLRQAVGLPDPECIVNEDGIEDDCQTEYEMARIVTFRDESDPEYEVKELMAQIEEKAALGHWKAATRKLKTLTRRFANTTVPESVYLTTLEACMANRLQGARASEPARKILEKMVEQGYAIPDTFGNFCVKTCLGEQGTDSTHQGFGGIDTALAIVAAMEQANTPLQLETYDKLIQALVKEGSVDHALALLRTVVVEQAQTPSLETFDRVARCAVSRAVHDDEAVLSVLTICKASGYDLDTIAATEAGRAILACGVIAAERLGNDALAFRLLTAASKAKGVAPDRGDIMIALGSSTAQRACTLIHKRAINKAVEDGQWQLSVKVLELMLERSLKPSNWVWRNVVTCCAKAKKSKKATAVLLDWVKLSEDLKADKPPLSVFNTVVNVCEICDEQELTLLVLDKMKQTHDTEGNIITFNIALKRLAKQGNYQACEGIILGMLQAGVEPSVVSYTTAIASCASAEERQPTMAYEWLKRMRSRNVNPNVLTYNTAMAACLDGKLESSFIGSKLAKEMLDDVNMQLQQGDESSEVNAYTNVIPDSATKNMARQLMTQLKSNWKEGAIDKRVATDTVRVPLKELVNFSRSEAADRARQETAKRTIVDDDQAASTALDEIELEYTAASSTHRSAEV, via the exons ATGCGCAACACACCCAAGCTTGCCTTTGTGTGGGTTTTGGGCGCCGCCTGT TCCCGCACGGCCGTATCCGCCAGTACCACTACCGACGCGACGTCCACCGATCCCATCCACACTCCGGATGAACTCTTGACGCCCGACAGCATTTCCAAACTCCGGTTTCGGGAACTCAAACGCGAACTCCAAGCCCGCTCCTTGACCTTGGAAGGGACGACCGGACAATTACGTGTACGCTTGCGACAGGCCGTCGGATTGCCGGATCCTGAATGTATCGTCAACGAAGACGGCATTGAAGACGATTGTCAAACG GAATACGAAATGGCCCGTATCGTCACGTTTCGCGACGAGTCGGATCCGGAATACGAAGTCAAAGAATTAATGGCGCAGATTGAAGAAAAGGCCGCCCTCGGACACTGGAAGGCTGCCACCCGGAAACTCAAGACCTTGACGAGGCGCTTTGCCAACACAACCGTTCCGGAATCCGTATACCTCACGACTCTCGAAGCCTGCATGGCCAATCGCTTGCAGGGTGCCCGTGCCAGTGAACCCGCTCGCAAAATACTCGAAAAAATGGTGGAGCAGGGATACGCCATCCCCGATACTTTCGGAAACTTTTGCGTCAAAACCTGTCTCGGGGAACAAGGTACGGACTCGACGCACCAGGGCTTTGGTGGAATCGACACCGCCCTCGCTATTGTTGCCGCCATGGAACAGGCCAACACACCACTCCAACTCGAAACCTACGACAAACTCATCCAGGCTTTGGTCAAGGAAGGTTCCGTGGACCACGCCCTGGCACTCCTCcgaaccgtcgtcgtcgagcaGGCCCAAACGCCGTCTTTGGAAACCTTTGATCGCGTGGCACGCTGCGCGGTTTCCCGTGCCGTCCACGACGATGAAGCCGTCCTCAGCGTCCTCACCATTTGCAAGGCCTCCGGGTACGATTTAGATACCATTGCGGCCACCGAAGCTGGTCGCGCGATACTCGCCTGCGGGGTCATCGCCGCCGAGCGACTCGGCAACGATGCCCTCGCCTTCCGGCTACTCACCGCCGCCAGCAAAGCCAAGGGCGTCGCACCCGATCGGGGAGACATCATGATTGCACTCGGATCCTCCACGGCGCAACGGGCCTGTACCCTTATCCACAAACGGGCCATTAATAAGGCCGTCGAAGACGGCCAGTGGCAGCTCTCCGTCAAGGTGCTGGAACTCATGTTGGAGCGATCGTTGAAACCGTCTAACTGGGTGTGGCGGAACGTCGTCACGTGCTGTGCCAAAGCGAAGAAGAGCAAAAAGGCGACGGCCGTCTTGCTCGACTGGGTCAAGCTCTCGGAAGACCTCAAGGCGGACAAACCTCCACTGTCGGTCTTCAACACGGTCGTCAACGTGTGCGAGATTTGCGACGAACAGGAATTGACGCTGTTGGTCCTCGACAAGATGAAACAAACGCACGATACGGAAGGAAATATTATTACCTTTAACATTGCCCTCAAGCGACTCGCCAAACAAGGAAACTACCAGGCATGTGAAGGTATCATTCTCGGCATGTTGCAGGCAGGGGTAGAGCCCTCAGTGGTTTCTTATACGACGGCCATTGCCTCGTGTGCCAGCGCGGAAGAAAGGCAGCCCACAATGGCGTATGAGTGGTTGAAGCGTATGCGATCACGAAACGTCAATCCCAACGTCTTGACCTACAACACGGCCATGGCGGCGTGCCTTGACGGCAAGCTTGAAAGCAGCTTTATCGGCAGCAAACTAGCCAAGGAAATGCTGGATGACGTAAATATGCAGTTGCAGCAAGGTGACGAAAGTAGTGAAGTGAACGCCTACACGAACGTGATTCCCGATAGTGCCACGAAGAATATGGCACGGCAGCTCATGACGCAGCTCAAGTCGAACTGGAAAGAAGGAGCGATTGATAAGCGAGTAGCAACGGATACTGTCCGTGTTCCTTTGAAGGAACTTGTCAATTTCTCTCGGTCGGAAGCCGCCGACCGGGCTCGCCAAGAGACGGCGAAGCGGACCATTGTGGACGACGATCAGGCTGCGTCGACCGctctcgacgaaatcgaGCTGGAGTACACTGCGGCCTCGAGCACGCATCGATCCGCGGAAGTGTAA
- the DET2 gene encoding de-etiolated 2 like protein (amino-signal peptide steroid domain), with translation VLLFVIPSPYGKTLRTDWYLGPHLPARACWFLFETPNLIWCAVGLGQRMASRQSPHAAPGWPPWPNFILLVLFTLHYTQRTILYPLRMTTQSQPIPALVAALAIFFTTINGYLQVSGLLEFHHLPPGYGTNPVFGAGVCLFLYGASINLQSDATLRRLKAQGKGYQIPRGGWFERLSAPHYFGELLEWTGFGIAARGSLATVAFVIFTAANLIPRGVAHHAWYRSKFPDYPRRRYAVLPGTW, from the coding sequence GTACTGCTTTTCGTAATTCCCTCGCCGTACGGCAAAACTCTGCGGACTGATTGGTATTTGGGACCACATCTGCCTGCCCGAGCCTGCTGGTTTCTCTTCGAAACTCCTAATCTGATTTGGTGTGCCGTGGGTCTTGGACAAAGGATGGCGTCTCGACAGTCACCCCACGCAGCGCCTGGATGGCCACCATGGCCCAACTTTATTTTACTCGTCCTCTTCACCCTCCACTACACGCAACGCACTATCCTATACCCGCTACGTATGACTACCCAAAGCCAACCCATCCCTGCATTAGTAGCTGCTTTGGCGATTTTCTTCACCACCATCAACGGCTACCTCCAAGTCAGTGGACTGCTCGAGTTCCATCACCTTCCACCCGGATACGGAACCAACCCCGTCTTCGGCGCCGGAGTCTGTCTCTTTCTCTACGGCGCCTCCATCAATTTACAATCGGACGCTACGTTACGCCGACTGAAAGCTCAAGGAAAAGGCTACCAAATTCCTCGTGGCGGCTGGTTCGAGCGCCTGTCGGCTCCCCACTATTTTGGAGAGCTGCTGGAATGGACCGGATTCGGGATCGCCGCTCGCGGATCCCTCGCTACCGTCGCCTTTGTGATCTTTACAGCGGCCAATCTGATCCCTCGGGGAGTTGCGCACCACGCATGGTACCGATCCAAGTTCCCCGACTATCCTCGGCGCCGATACGCTGTGCTACCGGGAACTTGGTGA